The window acaaaccaaacaaacctttgCTTGAACCATTAACTTCAAAGTtgaaatacccttaatgaaaagGAGAAatcggccacttcaaagaaaaaaagggaGAAAGGAGAGAAAACTTATGTGAAAAACAAGAATGAAAAACctagaattaagccctctatttataggacttGATTAGGTTAACTtagcttggaaaataagctacaTCAAGGCTTACAAAGCCTTAATGTGGTCGGCCCCCCTAAGCCTTTAGGGTCCAAAGTCCATttctaatttttacattttaatccttctctttaatcaattaaactcatttcgtgatcaaattaatcaatatattactgtaatatatcaattaatattattcGAGTTactgtgtcatttcgtgtgaccctgtaggcttaaactattcccggacatacgatttataataaaatgatcacactccaacaattTACTCCTAAAACATATTGCACGATGGAAGGGCAAGTCTTTCACATTTGCAAACTCTCAATGAAGCATATACTTCACCCTAAGACATGTATGGTAGGGATACCAATGCATTACTGcaattaaaatgttaattaaatcAAATCTGATATATAACTCCTAACAAAGCATGAGTTTTAAATGACTGTCTGTATGACTGTATGTATCTCAataagaattataaaaatactacCAAtgttgtaattaactctaaactTTAGCTAAGATCTCAATTTAGCTATAATTAGAGTgtttcattcattcataaattttgcaaaaaaatgACAAATCTCTTCGTAGGTTACATTGTAGATATGAAATGAATAACCTTGTTTTGTTTAAAACCCAATAAAGTTAAATATTATATAGCTCAGTTTCATTTGTGAACACGATCTATACTTGGGGGCCGGTTGTTGTCTCACAACCTTTGAGTCATTTCGTGGATAACTAGTGAGTAGTGATTCATATGTCGTCATGTGGTAGACATCTAGTGAAAGTGTTTAACATTCTAGATGAAaccatttgttttgtttaaaaccCAATAAAGTTAAATATTATATAGCTCAGTTTCATTTGTGAACACGATCTATACTTGGGGGCCGGTTGTTGTCTCACAACCTTTGAGTCATTTCGTGGATCACTAGTGAGTAGTGATTCATATGTCGTCATGTGGTAGACATCTAGTGAAAGTGTTTAACATTCTAGATGAAaccatttgttttgtttaaaaccCAATAAAGTTAAATATTATATAGCTCAGTTTCATTTGTGAACACGATCTATACTTGGGGGCCGGTTGTTGTCTCACAACCTTTGAGTCATTTTGTGGATCACTAGTGAGTAGTGATTCATATGTCGTCATGTGGTAGACATCTAGTGAAAGTGTTTAACATTCTAGATGAAACCATAACCAAAATTCAACCACCAATTTGAGATTTTGTGtttgaaattattattttttttacacacGTCGACAGTACTTATTTGGAGAAGTCATCGAATGGTgagtttataattttaaaatgagCCTACTTTGAGTGCCAAGTTCAACCAATCTCATATAAAATTTGACCAATAATCAAACACACGGAGTTTTCGTTAGATTGTATGAGTATCTAATTTAGCAAATGACAACCATAGTAACCACCTCAAAGTACTTTAGCGGAAAAACTTTTGTAGTTGTAACTTCAAAAGCACGTTAGACGAAACATTGACCATATGAGCCGTGTAATGACCAAAACCACAGCTTTTAATTTCTTATACAATGGGTCATAATTACATATTGAGGTTTGGGACTTGATAAAAAGAAATGAGAAATGATAAGTCTCCTGGTGTAGTGGTGTTTAATTACAATCCAAGCCCTTTGAAAACTCAATCAAGATTGCCGATTAGAACAGAAGAAATTGAACTTTGGCcatcttttcattttcaatagGAAACTtgatcttttttttgttttcctatttcattttccatttctctAGAGTCTAGATATGCCAAATAATTTGTGTACTTATACTGATAATCAAGTTTTCAAATTGTTAAACTTGCTTGAGAAGATAACCATATCACCATATATCCATCCATATAATCTCTCATAAACCTTCTTTCTTAGCTTTATAGCGAATCTAATTGCTGCACACAAAGATATTTCTCATAACCTTTCctaaaatgttttatatataaatatttcagACACATTTGTTTGGGCGTCTAAAGTACAATTGGTAAGCCTCTATTCTCTTTTTTTGATCCATGTTTGCATGTTTGTCTGAACCTTTTTGACGAAGGTTGAGCCTTCCAGTTAACTGTTGTGTGTTACTGCTTATGTTggagttttttcctttttgcaGGGAAATAGATATTGAAACATGGATTTAAAAGAGGTGAGAATTGAGGGAAAGTGTAGTGAATATGGACTAATATGCAGTGATATTTTGAGTTAGATCATTAACATACCATAAGGTATGTCTTAGAAATGTAAACTGCTCTAATGCTTACAAAAATTTAGGATCATTGATATTTATAGTAATTGGGTTATGTCTTTAGCATTTTGTTTGCTTTTTCCTGTCTTTAGTATTTGGATTACCCAAATAGAGTAATCAATCTGTGGCGTTTGATTGATTGTTGCATATGGACTAAAATGCAGTGAAACATTTGATTGGTTTTCAGGTCAATTGGTTTTTCCTGTCTTTAGTGTTTGGATTACCCAAATTGAGTAATTAATCTGTGGCGTTTGATTGATTGTTGCATATGGACTAAAATGCAGTGAAATATTTGATTGGTTTTCAGGTCAATGGTGAAAAGTAAGAAGGTTAAAGTTATAAACTCATAATTTagttctctttttaattttgtctaaATGAGCTATGGAGAATATAATTTATCTGTCTCACCTACAACTTGATGTATCTAGTATCCATTGCCAAGTCGTGTGAATAATTGTGTCAATGGTTTCCTTGTAGTCACTTAAAAGTTTTGATAAGCATTTACAAAGAAAGTTTCATCTGCCTGACTAGTCCTGGTTCAGGGGAAGACAGCTCATAACAGGTTTATTTTGGAAAACCCTACTATTTCcaccatataaaaaaaaataaacataaggGTAATCATTTTTCCGGTTTAtgtcttttatagttttattttgaaTCTTTTGTTGTTAAGAGAGTTCATCAGCGAAGCTGCGGTTGTCAAGAGTATGAAATTGGTCGCTTAGCGTCTTGCTAAGACTTTTATAAATTAGTAACTATTAGTAATGTATTCACATATAGTCATATACCTTCTTCTGCTATTACTTGTATATGCTACAAACAAAACAGGAACTTCTTGACTGCCTTCATTAGAATCTACTTTTGGATATTGCAAATTGCTCCAAGTTTGCTATAAAAACATCAAACTATTGCTTTTGCCATTTATGCGTGTTATGATAATATCTTTCAGCTAGTAAAATACAAAGTCtttgatttcattttcattaagAGTGTGAAAATAGCTTTAGCTGCTGTTTATTGTTTTATGCAAAGGCATTTCTACGGTCAGGATGGAGAGAGCATCAATATATTTGCAGATAAGTAGTTTTGCTGTCAATTCTTCTTACATACGATCATGGCTTGATCTATTGCCAGTATCACCTCATATGGAACCTTCTCTCTCGAAGGACAATGCATTCATCATGGCACTTAAAAAGGTACTAGCAAATGTACATACTGTAGAAGTCTCACAGGCAAAACAGATCATCTTTGTTACTTTATTTAACTGCTCATTACAAGTTGGTTATGGTTCTTGATGGCATCAAGGTCAACAAGAAGTCTCACATGCAAAACAGATCATCTTTGTTACTTTACCGGACAATCACAAGCGATATTATATCTATCTAGCATATATTGGAGTCTATCTAGTGTATATAAGAAACTTCTATCTGGTTAAAGAAACAGTGTGAAGTCTGACTAAATTAGGAGGAAAATGGTGGTGCAGATTGTATTTATAATTCTCATGAGAAATGATATTTGAGTGTATTTGTAGATGACGCTACTTATTCTTCTCCCATTCCTATTGGCCAAAATTGATATCGCTACTGTTAAAATCACTTGAAATCTTCAACTTTCACCGACTCAGCTGTATGAATAGTGTATGATAAGTAGCAACTAAGAATGAATTTTGGTGTAACAAGCGTCTCAGTGATGTTGTAAGGGCATGTAACAAGCATCTCACTAATGATTCACAAACTTCATGTCATTTTGTTAATCATTAGTTACTTCTGTCATCATGTGTAAGATACTTAGTAAAGGTTTTAAACATTCTAGATGACACCACAACTAAAATTCAATCACCAATTCGAGATTTCGtgtttaaaatctttttgataGTTTGGGGGAATGTCCGGTACCAAACTCACTGACTGGTgagtatatatatcaaaatgaaCTTCTAATGTGGTTTCCTACTTTAATTTCCAGGTTCAACCAAtcttaaatcaaatcaaacacgCAGTTTTTGTTAGGCTTGTATGAAGTTCTAGCTTAGCAACTGACAATCAAATTAACACTTCAATCTGATAATATTTTAACTGAAGAATTGTTGCACTCATAACTGTAAAAGCATAGAAGACCAAAACATTCACCATAGCAGCTATATGTTATATCCAAAAGCATAGTTTTAATTCCTTATAATGGTCATTTAAATACTAAGGCCTGAGACTTTAACAGAAAGAAATGATTGATCTGCATAAAATTATATACTATCCAAGCCCTTGAATTCAAAAGAGTATGCCAACAAAAAAGCCATGTAGAATCTGAACTAAGTTCACCGAGTAAAACTCTCGAAATTGAAATGGGATAGCCTAATTATCATTTCAGGACCTTTGTCAAAAGATCACCAACAGAACCTTTTAGCATGTTGCAAAAACAGAACCTTTTAGCATGTTGCAACATAATATTGATATCTACAAACCATAGTTTTTCGGTCGATTATATGTGTACTTGCTAATTCTATTCAGTCGATTATATGTGTACTTGCTAATTCTAGGTCTTTCAACCAACCGATGTACCATTCAAGTCCAAATGAATACCAAGTATTAAATTGCATATACTCACCGTTTAACTTCATATGACCCACAACTCACTATCAGGCCCATAAATAAGGATAATCCAAACATAACTAACATCAGAATTGGATCAAACAAGTCATTTTAACTCGAGTAAACAAAAATCTCttacataatcaaaaagtaatttaatAGCATCATTCCTTAAGAAAAGTAAGCATACAACAATATTAGAaatgtaaaaaagaaagaacaatgTTAACTTCTGACAAACAAAATTAGAGAACTTTTAGTGACCCAAAAGATTCTAGAGGCAAAAGACAATCGTTTATATGATATTGTTATTATTCATCTTCTACCTGCAATCTTCAGTAAAGGAGAAATTATACCTTGTATCTCTTGCAAAGATTGTTGGATTCTCATCTCCTCCATAACCAACCTCTTCAGATTTCGAATATGAACTTTTAACCCTTCTGAACCACTAATATCATCTATTCGGTTTTCAACAACTTTCTTAGCCAACAAAATCAGTATACCAGCATACCGTGGCATAGTCGAGTACCTCTGCAAGAAAGTCAATAGCAACCCGAGTTCATCCACATCCAAATTTGAAACACATTTCAAAAGTTTCTTTCGTGACACCAACTCTTCCATCACTGCAACAACATTTTCAGGGTTTTTCGCCTTTAAAGCAGACACCAAAGCCTCTTTGTGATGGAACTTTCTCAATAGCTTATCATGTTCAGCAAGTTTGACCTTTTTTGGTCTCATTATCAAATAATCCCCTTTTGAAGGCTTCTCACTTTGCCCACGATGAAAGTAACGAAAATACGAAGGCCTTAAAACCCTCTTTTCAGGCTCATCAACAGCTCCAAAACCTAAATAATTCCCCCATTCCGACTTAACAATCCCCAAACTTTCATCCTTACTCTTTCTTTTCCCTGCATACAAAACCCCACTCGACGCACCAACAACCCTAGTAGAACAATCAGGTGAAAAAGCCACCGACATAAGAGAACTCGGATACCTAATAGAACTAGTAATCTTAAACGTCGAGTAATCAAAAGTCTTCAAATACCCATCTAACGAAACACTCAAAATCCGGTTCCCAAAATCCCCATTCCCATCCCCAATCTTCCCAACACATAATTTCGTCACCGTCTTATTATGACTCTCCATCGAGTACAACAATTTCCCCCCACCAATCACATCCCAAATCTTAACACTATTCCCACCTGCAGTCGCAATTAACCCACCCGAAGGCAAATAAATCACATCCTCAACAGGGGCCCCATGATCAACACTCATCATAGACCCAACATTTGACACTCTAACGTCCCAAACCTTAACCGTATGATCATAACTACCCGTAACAAACATATCATCACTAGTCGGACTACCCGCCCCACACCTAACATAATCTTTATGACCCAACAAATTACAAACTAAACTCTCATTCATCACATCCCAATACTTAACAACCGAATCATCCCCACCCGAATACAAATGTAACTTATCAGCAAAAGGGTAACTTACAAAATGCACCGGTCTCGAATGCCCTGATAATCGTCTCAAAGACGACCGCTTTTTCACATCGAAAACCTGCACCTGACCATTATAACAACCTGCAGCAAGTAACAGCCCATCGGACCGATAACAAGCTGACGTGGCAGTGTCTTTAAAAGAGGTAATAACGGATTTCGGTTCGAGGGTTTGTGAGCTGAAAATAGTGACGGATGCTGAATGTGTAGCTACAAAATCGTGTGGAGAAATTGGTGAAAATGAAAGATTAGTGATTGatgaaattagggtttgttTGGTTGAATTGGGTTTGAACGATTTCCAATATTTGGATTCAGGAGTTTGAGATTTTGAGGTTTTTGAAGTGGGTTTTAGCTTTGGTTTGACGGGGAAGGTTTTGTTTAATGGTTCTTGTTGGGTGTCGATCTCcattgatgaagaagaagatgatctatagatatagaatagatatatatacactacaGGGGCAGGgaggttttcttttttctttggaACGGTGGGGGACGGAGGGAGGTTGAGTTGAATAtagggtttttagggtttttgtttataTGATGAAAGGTTTGgctttttttggtattttaaacACTAATATTTGGAAAATGTTACTTCGGCCACTAAATATAGTTTTGTTTTGGGAAGGAAAAAAAACTCGATTTAGTTTTTTATTGATtgcagattttatttttttagatctTTTATTGATAGGGATTTTTAAcccaaattttttaaataagtttgATCCATTTCTAGAAACAtataatcaaaataatgtttactgtaatgataattaaaagatataaaataaaaatctaaactCACTACTAATTTTTAATTTGCAAGTGTTTAAGACCAACCTTTAGATAATATTCCACATAGAAGCTTTTATTCTATATAACAGAAGGTGAAGAATAAGCTTTTATTTTGTATAATGGAAATTGAACATTACATTCACCAATTTATCCTAATTGTGAATgtgaatatacaaaaatagttatcacttttcattctcttttatATACAGAGAAAGAGAATTAGATCAATTATGAGCTAACACGTCTTTTTTGATTCATTTATTTTGTTTCGACCTTTGAATATAAACATTTGTGAATGTGTATGTGTTTTCAAACAGCTTGTAATTGTAAATGCAACTTGAAAGCTTTTAGCAAACTGTTGCCCTGACTATGATTCGTTATGAATGATGCTGCTTTCGATCACCTTACAAGTTTCGCTTTACGCATTGATGGAGTTATGCAAAAAGTACATTTGTTGCGATACTTCACCGGTTGTTTAAttattagacaaaaaaaaaaaaagactttcaAAAAAATACGTTTTTAGGAGCACAAATCAACCCTCACGTTTTGACAAAATTACCATTCTAACATGTGACCCAGCTCATCCGACCATTGAATGCCGCCACCTTGTG is drawn from Erigeron canadensis isolate Cc75 chromosome 9, C_canadensis_v1, whole genome shotgun sequence and contains these coding sequences:
- the LOC122581999 gene encoding protein SLOW WALKER 1, yielding MEIDTQQEPLNKTFPVKPKLKPTSKTSKSQTPESKYWKSFKPNSTKQTLISSITNLSFSPISPHDFVATHSASVTIFSSQTLEPKSVITSFKDTATSACYRSDGLLLAAGCYNGQVQVFDVKKRSSLRRLSGHSRPVHFVSYPFADKLHLYSGGDDSVVKYWDVMNESLVCNLLGHKDYVRCGAGSPTSDDMFVTGSYDHTVKVWDVRVSNVGSMMSVDHGAPVEDVIYLPSGGLIATAGGNSVKIWDVIGGGKLLYSMESHNKTVTKLCVGKIGDGNGDFGNRILSVSLDGYLKTFDYSTFKITSSIRYPSSLMSVAFSPDCSTRVVGASSGVLYAGKRKSKDESLGIVKSEWGNYLGFGAVDEPEKRVLRPSYFRYFHRGQSEKPSKGDYLIMRPKKVKLAEHDKLLRKFHHKEALVSALKAKNPENVVAVMEELVSRKKLLKCVSNLDVDELGLLLTFLQRYSTMPRYAGILILLAKKVVENRIDDISGSEGLKVHIRNLKRLVMEEMRIQQSLQEIQGIISPLLKIAGRR